AGTCCTGAAACGCCGCGTACGCCGAGAAAAACACGCCGGCCTCGTACTTGTGCACGTTCCAGTGCCGCTGCGAAAATTCGGAGACCATGAACGGCATGCCCCAAACGCGCTTGCCGACGGTGTACAAAAACCATCTGCCGTCCTCGTCGGCAATGGGGTCGGAAAGCCACGCGGGCTTTTTGTCGGGCTTGAAGTCCGTATGCGCGGTGGACGAATAGGTGTTGACGCCCATGTATTCGCCCCACTCGTAGCCCGCAAGGGTGATGTCGGGCTGCGACGTAAAATTGTACTGGTGCATGGGCGCGTTGAATTTCAGCTCGTCGCGCAGGAATTTTCTGCAAAATTCGGCGAGGTTGCGCGAGCGTTCGACGAAGATTTCGGAGAAGTCCTCCGCGCCCATTTTGAAGTGCTTTGCGTCGGAAAGCAGCTTCACTTCCGAGAACGACGCAAACGGCGTTTCGGGCTTCCACACCTCGTTGAGAGCGTCGATTGTCCCGTACTTTTCCCTGAGTCTTGCGCGGACGAACTTTTCGGCGTATTTGCGCGTCGCCTTAGACATGCCCTGCAAGGGCGAGAATGTGGCAATCATGTCAAGCTCGTTGAAGCACTCGACGGTCGCAATCGACGCGTCTTCGAGCCACGTTTTGCCCGTGTAGGGGTTGACGTGTTCGAGCATTGCGCGGACGGATTTTTTCCAGTTTTCGCGCACGGTTTCGTCGCCCAAAAGGAAGCGCACTTTTACGTCGAACCTGTCGCCCCACAGCACGTCCTTTTCGCCGAAGAGGTGGCTCGAAAGCATTATGTGCGAATACACGCCCTCGCGGGCGCAGGCGTAGAGAAAATAGTCGTACTTGTCCTGAACTTCGGGGGTGTAGGCAAAGTCGCCCGCCAAATCGGCGTTGAGGTCGGGACTGAGACGCCAGCGAATCAGGTTGTAGCCCTGCGCGCGCACGCGCGAAATTATTTTGTCCATCTGCTCCTTCGAATTGAGCATTCGGGCGAAGTCCTGCGCGGGACGCCAGTTTGTGCCCTTGAATTTTACGCGGACTCCGCGCCTGTTTTCGAACTCGAAATACCCGTCTTTCGACACCGCCACGCGCCCGTATTTGCCCGCGGGCTTTTCGCCCATCTGCGCGGAAACGTCGAGAACCGTTCCGCTTTCGACCAAAAGCTTTTTCGAATTTATGGGCTTCCAGAGGGCGTCGGGAAATTCGACGTACTTTTCGGTATCGACGAGCTTCGACGAGAACGTCGCTCCGTACACGCGTATTCCGCCGCCGCCGTACGGCTCGAACTCCAACGCGGCGGGAACGACGTCTTTCTTCCACGATTCGGGGACGACCACCGAGCACAAAAACATCTTTCCGCCGCCGCCGACTTTCCTGCAAGACTCGAAGCCGTCGCCGCCCGCGACGCCGATGTTTACGCCGATTTTCAAAAGCCGGCTCTTGATGCCCGCGCCGTCCGAGCCTGCTATGCGCACGCGCATTCCGCCGCCCGACTGCGTTCCCGCGCCGCACAAAATGTAGAGATTGGAGGTTTTTACGCGCGGAAAATTCGGCAGCTTGTAGCTGTATTTTTTGTCCGACTCCATTTTTACGCCGTCGCCGACCTTGAACGGAAGCGAGCAAATTTCCGTATCGGCCGCGTTTTCCCCGCCGACTTCGGGCACTTTATAGTTAAACTGCGCCGCATTGCACGCGAACGCAAAGATCACCCCGAACAAACATAGTAATAATCTCATAACTAAATACTATTTGCGGCGGAAACCAAGTCAACATCAAAGCGGAAACCCGACGCGCAAAAAAATCCGCGCCCCTTTCGGGAGCGCGGATTGCCGCGGAAAAATTCGGCGGGTTATTTAAGCAGACCCATGCGGCGAAGCTCGCGGTGGGCGATGTCGCGGCGGTAGAACGCGCCGTCGAACGACGTTTTTTTGCAGAGCGCGTAGGCGTCTTCGAGGGCGTCGGGAAGCGTCGCGCCCGTGCCCACCATGCCGAGAACGCGTCCGCCCGCGGTGAGGATTTTCCCGTCAACGGCTTTCGTTCCCGCGTGGATTATCCACGCGCCGTCGGGAATTTCGGAGTCGGGCGGGAACGAGATTTCGTCGCCCTTGCGGTATTTTCCGGGGTAGCCCGCCGCGCAGACTACGACTATCGCGGCGTATCCGCCGGAAATTTCGACTTTCGATTCGTCGAGGCGTCCGTTTGCGATGTCGTCCAGAACTTCAAGCACGTCGCTTTTTACAAGCGGCATAAGAACTTGGCATTCGGGGTCTCCGAAGCGCACGTTGAACTCAACAACCCTCGCGCCCGCGGCGGTTATCATGATGCCCACATAAAGCGTTCCGCGGTAGTCTATGCCCTCGGACTTCAAGCCCGCGAGCGTGGGGGCTATGATGTTTTTGCGGACGTCGTCAAGCACCTCTTTTGTGGCGACTGCGGCGGGCGCGTACGCCCCCATTCCGCCCGTGTTCAGACCCGTGTCGCCCTCGCCCACGCGCTTGTGGTCCTGACTTGCGGGAAGCATTACGTATTTGTCGCCGCAAACCATGAGCATAATGCTCGCCTCTTCGCCGACCATCTTTTCCTCCACGACGATTTCCCTGCCGCTATCGCCGAACGCGCCGCCTTCGAGCATTTCGCGCGCGGCGGCAACAGCCTCCGCCTTCGTTTCGGGAATCACAACGCCCTTGCCCGCCGCAAGTCCGCTCGCCTTAATCACGACGTCGAACGGCGCGGATTCTATGTATTCGACAGCCTTTGCGATGTCGGTAAAGCTTTCGCCCGCGGCGGTAGGCACGCCGTACTTTTTCATGAATGCCTTGGAAAACGCCTTGCTCGATTCGAGCGTCGCGCCGTCCTTGTTCGGCCCGTAGGCCGCTATGCCCTCGGCGCGGAGCCTGTCCGCCAAGCCCATCGAAAGGGGAACTTCGGGGCCGCTTATGACGAGGTCGAAGCCGCCGCTTTTTGCGAGCGACACTATGCCCTCGACGTCGTCAGCGGCGACGCTTGCGACTTCGCAGTCGCGCGAGATTCCGCCGTTTGCTGGCGCGCACACGAGCTTTTCCAAGCGCGGAGACTTCTTCACCGCCTTCACGATTGCATGTTCCCTGCCGCCGCTTCCGACGACAAGCACTTTCAGTTTTTTAGATTCTTCCATAAATTCAGATTGCCTTTCTGTAAAGCGACAGCGCAAACGCGAGCATCGCAATCACGGGAATCGCCGCCGCCCAGAACGGCGGCAGAAATCCGCGTCCGCCCATTGCCGCAAGCACGCTGTCTATGACGAAAAACAGGAAAAACAGGCCGACGGTTTTCGAGACCCCTACCATCGGGTTCGTGCGGACGCCCGCAACCGAAAACGGAATCGCAATCGCCACCACGATTATGCACGCAAACGCGCTCGCCCAAATGGAGTACCAGCGCACCAAATACGGCTGGACTTCGAACGCGGAGCGGTCGCCGAGGGCGTCGATTAGCGTCTTGGTCTCGACAAGCGAAAGGTCCTTCGGACGCCTCATCGAAAGAATCATGATGTTTGGAAGCTCCGTAAAATCGCGGTAGTATTTTTTGTCGAAGCCGACGGCGCGGGTCGCCCTGTGCGTCTGGGGGTCGTAGCTAATCTCCTGTCCGTCGGTGAAGAACCAACATTTGTCTACGTCGTCGTAGACGCCCTCGCGCGCCATCACCCGCGAGACCTCCCTGCCCTTGCCGTCGAGCACCGACACGCGCACGCCGTTCGCCCTGCTCGCCGCGCGGCTGAACGAATTTGTAAACCACAGGCGGCCGTCCTTGCGGTTGTTGAAGCACATGTTGGAGATTTTCCCGACCTCCGAAATGCTCATGCTCTTCATCTCCTTTTCGAAGCGCGCGTTGTCGTAGATGGTGCGCGAGCTCTCCTTGCAGTACGGAATGAAAGACGCGTTCAGCCAAAGCAAAAGCCCCGCAAGAACCACCCCCGCAAACCACAGCGACCGCGTGATTCTAAACACGTTCATGCCAGCCGAACGCATCGCGACAATCTCGTTGTTGCGGTGGAGCGAACCCAACACATACACAAGCGAAAGCAAAAGGCTTATCGGCAGAATCACGGGAACGAGAGTCGGCGCAAGAAATGCGTAGTAGAGCGCGATTTCGCGCGTGCCCGCGCCCCAGTTTATCAGCGCGCCGAGATTGTTGTACATGTCGTGCAACACCAGAATTCCCAAGGTCACCCCGATTGCGATTGCAAAAACTTTCAACCACTCGCAAAAAATATATCTGTCCAACAATTTCGGCATAATAAAAAAGTATTGAACCCATTATCGAAAAGCCGAGCCGAATATCAAATAAAAATTCGCAAAAGCCCTTTCGGCGGAAAAATCCGACGCCCGACAACAAAAAAATCCCGCCCGCGCAAAACGCGCCGAACGGGATTTTCCGCATGCGGAAACGGATTTTAGTTTTCGCGCAGGTACTTTATGCTCTCGCGCATGGTCTCCGTGGGGTTGTCCATCACGCATTCATTCTCGATGACGAAGTAGCCGTCGTAGCCCAAATCGTCGAGGGTTTTCAAGCACTTTTTGAGGTCGAGACAGCCCTTGCCGAGCGGCGCGTCGGTTTTTAGATTCAGAACGCCGAACTGCGCGGGGTCTTTGAAGTGGATTGCCGCAAGCCTGCCGTGCAAGGCCTTGTAGCCCGAGGGAGTGTCCAAGCCCGACCGCGTCCAGTGCCCGTTGTCGGCGCAGGCGTACATGTTGGGCTTGTCCTTAATCAGCTCCCAAAGCATTTCTGGATTCCAATAAACATAGTCGGGCGCGCAACCCTTCTGGTGGTTGTGGATTGCGACCTTTACGCCGTACCTGCCAGCCGCCTCGTTCCACATGTCGATTTTTTCGGGCTTGCCCTCCCAAGTGAAAACGGGAATGCCAAGCTCTTTACATAAGGCGAGATACTTGTCGGGAGTGTTGTTTTTCTTCGACAAATCCCAAATGCCGTAGGAGACGAATTCGATTTTGTTGTCGGCAAAAAGCTTTTTGACGAACGCCTTTTGCTCGGCAGTCATGTCGGGCGAAAACTTTGCGCCGCCGAAACGCGCCGCGATTTTCTGCGAACCCGAACATACCACACCGTCCGCGCCAAGCTCTTTCGCCTCTTTGACAGTCTCTTCGAGAGTCTTCACTTTCGAATAAACATAGCCGTGCAGGGCAATCTTGCGGTGCTTCTGCGACCGGGTTTTAGACGCGTCCGTCCCCGCGCAACCGCAAAGCAACGCGAAAGCAGACAAACATATAATAAGTTTCTTAATCATTTTCTATTTTATACAATTAAACTGTTTCTTTCAAAAAAATCAAATAACCGACAAAGACGATTGCCAACGGCAATACGAACTTATCGGGAAAAGCCCCCTCCGTCGGCGTGCAAGCAACTTGCCTTGGGGGAGCGGGTGGTGAATTTCGCAAAGCGAAATCCACCCCTGGGGGCGAAGCCCCCAAGTTTCGGGAGGTGCGACCCGCGCCTAGTACCAGCCGGGGCGCATGGGGGCGTCAATAAAGGAATTCATGCGGGCAGAACCGCCGATTGCCCTCATTGCCTTGGCGTCCCAAACTACGTCCTCGCCAGTGCGGAGGGTGAGATTGCCGAGCAGGACAACCTCGGTAAGCTTGGCAATGTCGGTGAAGTTGGAGACAGCCTGCGGAATGTCGCCGCGAACCGCCTCGACAAAGTTGAGGCGGTGGTCGCCGTACTTGACGCGCGGGAGCGATGCGGGAATTGACTTTGCCACGGCGGTCTTCGACTTCGGCAAAACAATAGGCTTGCCGATGAGGTGCATCTTGGGCGAATAGAGAACGCCCTCGTCGCCGATGATGAACATGCCGTCGGCGGAGGACAAATCCTTGTAGCTTCTGCCCGTGTCGGTAAATTCCTTCGGGAGGGGCGGGAGGAAAGACTTGTCGAAATTGGGCGCCCACTCGCCGTTCTTGTCGGGTTTGAGGAAGCCGCTGTACCAGTGGATTTCAACCTTTTCGCCCTGATTGCTGTTGTCGAAATAGTAGGTGATGTGGTCCTGACGCGGGACGGAAATTTCGGTGCCGCCGACCTGACGCGACGAAATCTTCGAGGGATAGCCGAGGTCGAGCGCAAACATGGGAACGTCGAGAATGTGCGTGCCGATGTCGCCCAACGCACCCGTGCCGTACTTGTATACGCGACGCCAGTTGAGCGGGACGATTTCCGACGAGTACGGGCCGTATTCGGCGACATTCAGCCACTTGTCCCAGTCGAGGGTCGGCGGGACAGGCTCGGACGGCCACTGAGTGTAGCCCTGCGTGGGGCGGTTGCAGCCGCCGACGGGGCGCGTAGTCCACATGACAACCTTGCGAACCTTGCCGATAAGCCCCGCGGCAATCCATTCCTTGGTGATGCGCAGACCGTCGCCGGAGTGAACCATGTTGCCCATCTGCGTGGCAAGACCCTTCTTTTCGGCGAACGCGGTAAGCTCGCGAATCTGGCGGATATTATGGCAGAGGGGCTTTTCAA
The Opitutia bacterium KCR 482 genome window above contains:
- a CDS encoding sugar phosphate isomerase/epimerase family protein — translated: MIKKLIICLSAFALLCGCAGTDASKTRSQKHRKIALHGYVYSKVKTLEETVKEAKELGADGVVCSGSQKIAARFGGAKFSPDMTAEQKAFVKKLFADNKIEFVSYGIWDLSKKNNTPDKYLALCKELGIPVFTWEGKPEKIDMWNEAAGRYGVKVAIHNHQKGCAPDYVYWNPEMLWELIKDKPNMYACADNGHWTRSGLDTPSGYKALHGRLAAIHFKDPAQFGVLNLKTDAPLGKGCLDLKKCLKTLDDLGYDGYFVIENECVMDNPTETMRESIKYLREN
- the purD gene encoding phosphoribosylamine--glycine ligase, with the protein product MEESKKLKVLVVGSGGREHAIVKAVKKSPRLEKLVCAPANGGISRDCEVASVAADDVEGIVSLAKSGGFDLVISGPEVPLSMGLADRLRAEGIAAYGPNKDGATLESSKAFSKAFMKKYGVPTAAGESFTDIAKAVEYIESAPFDVVIKASGLAAGKGVVIPETKAEAVAAAREMLEGGAFGDSGREIVVEEKMVGEEASIMLMVCGDKYVMLPASQDHKRVGEGDTGLNTGGMGAYAPAAVATKEVLDDVRKNIIAPTLAGLKSEGIDYRGTLYVGIMITAAGARVVEFNVRFGDPECQVLMPLVKSDVLEVLDDIANGRLDESKVEISGGYAAIVVVCAAGYPGKYRKGDEISFPPDSEIPDGAWIIHAGTKAVDGKILTAGGRVLGMVGTGATLPDALEDAYALCKKTSFDGAFYRRDIAHRELRRMGLLK
- a CDS encoding LptF/LptG family permease produces the protein MPKLLDRYIFCEWLKVFAIAIGVTLGILVLHDMYNNLGALINWGAGTREIALYYAFLAPTLVPVILPISLLLSLVYVLGSLHRNNEIVAMRSAGMNVFRITRSLWFAGVVLAGLLLWLNASFIPYCKESSRTIYDNARFEKEMKSMSISEVGKISNMCFNNRKDGRLWFTNSFSRAASRANGVRVSVLDGKGREVSRVMAREGVYDDVDKCWFFTDGQEISYDPQTHRATRAVGFDKKYYRDFTELPNIMILSMRRPKDLSLVETKTLIDALGDRSAFEVQPYLVRWYSIWASAFACIIVVAIAIPFSVAGVRTNPMVGVSKTVGLFFLFFVIDSVLAAMGGRGFLPPFWAAAIPVIAMLAFALSLYRKAI
- a CDS encoding Gfo/Idh/MocA family oxidoreductase; translation: MENKSRRKFLRDIACASAAAVSAPYLSFGAEPNQKPKALEAYEKDPIRIGFIGCGLMGGANMKIMKGLKQKLVAYCDVDTGSYGFGNAKKYADPDAAGFVDYREMFEKMKGKMDAVVISTPDHGHFAPAMLALKCGFPIYLEKPLCHNIRQIRELTAFAEKKGLATQMGNMVHSGDGLRITKEWIAAGLIGKVRKVVMWTTRPVGGCNRPTQGYTQWPSEPVPPTLDWDKWLNVAEYGPYSSEIVPLNWRRVYKYGTGALGDIGTHILDVPMFALDLGYPSKISSRQVGGTEISVPRQDHITYYFDNSNQGEKVEIHWYSGFLKPDKNGEWAPNFDKSFLPPLPKEFTDTGRSYKDLSSADGMFIIGDEGVLYSPKMHLIGKPIVLPKSKTAVAKSIPASLPRVKYGDHRLNFVEAVRGDIPQAVSNFTDIAKLTEVVLLGNLTLRTGEDVVWDAKAMRAIGGSARMNSFIDAPMRPGWY